A stretch of Microscilla marina ATCC 23134 DNA encodes these proteins:
- a CDS encoding histidine phosphatase family protein, which yields MIHLYFVRHAESLSNINHHLIGGRSNHIPLTDKGRRQAKKLGERLKKTTINLDFIATSSAVRAYDTTKIVCEHANIDFEKVIVSDDIQELSQGEWEGKVRKEIYTPEMLNSINQNNWLHKAPNGESQKEVEDRMFGWLEQHVFPLQKPNKKLHCLIVTHGNAIRCLFRKIMQSASSMTHKIKLDNTSITKFRYNAPNEWFFDYLNDTEHLDKDTTPLHVDNLNKKHLQNK from the coding sequence ATGATTCACCTGTATTTCGTAAGACACGCAGAAAGTTTGAGCAATATCAATCACCACTTGATAGGAGGGAGGTCTAATCATATTCCTTTGACTGACAAAGGGCGGCGACAAGCAAAAAAACTGGGAGAGCGACTAAAAAAAACTACAATTAACCTGGATTTTATTGCTACCTCTTCGGCAGTAAGGGCTTATGATACCACCAAAATTGTGTGTGAACATGCCAACATAGATTTTGAGAAGGTGATAGTATCTGACGATATTCAGGAGTTGTCGCAAGGCGAGTGGGAAGGCAAGGTGCGGAAAGAAATATATACCCCCGAAATGCTCAATTCTATCAACCAAAATAACTGGTTGCACAAAGCCCCCAATGGCGAGTCTCAAAAAGAAGTAGAAGATCGAATGTTTGGATGGTTGGAGCAACACGTATTCCCTTTGCAAAAACCGAATAAAAAATTACATTGTTTGATTGTAACCCACGGAAACGCTATTCGGTGCCTGTTCCGAAAAATTATGCAATCAGCTTCATCCATGACGCATAAAATAAAACTAGATAATACTTCTATTACTAAGTTTCGTTACAATGCTCCTAATGAATGGTTTTTTGACTACCTGAATGACACCGAACACTTAGACAAAGACACTACTCCATTGCACGTAGACAACCTTAATAAAAAGCATCTTCAAAATAAGTGA
- a CDS encoding YraN family protein: protein MKTPQQKKGKYGENLAAAFMQNKGYTLLERNYRYKRGEIDIIAQTGDVLVFVEVKLRSSDNFGLPEESVSENQQNLIIQTAEQYIEEIDWESDIRFDIVAIELKSHQSPQITYFEDAFY, encoded by the coding sequence ATGAAAACTCCTCAACAAAAAAAAGGCAAATATGGCGAAAACCTTGCTGCGGCATTTATGCAAAATAAGGGGTATACACTGCTAGAACGCAATTACAGATACAAAAGAGGAGAGATAGACATTATAGCTCAAACGGGCGATGTTTTGGTGTTTGTAGAGGTAAAGCTGAGATCATCTGACAACTTTGGGTTGCCCGAAGAGTCTGTGAGCGAAAACCAGCAAAACCTCATTATACAAACGGCAGAACAATATATAGAAGAGATTGATTGGGAAAGCGACATTCGGTTTGACATTGTGGCTATAGAGCTAAAATCTCACCAGTCGCCACAAATCACTTATTTTGAAGATGCTTTTTATTAA
- a CDS encoding outer membrane beta-barrel protein, whose product MKYLAIICLAGMLFTGQAYAQKFKPGFVVTQQGKKVTGLIKQSTVIGGSISCTFKTSEEGNPKTYAPHELKGYGYDKATIYESHTVRFLDVVTQQQTVDTLFVEVLVKGKGSLYHFKDNRPTSKLKPWQSNHHFYVQKDNGDLQELKVKGAYVYSGGLKRVKRIKTYLGTLNALFSDCPAVKSLINNERVQLRKYSLMQFISSYNQCTGGEQIIEGKSADLTSQFGLAIQYASSTIKFSGSISDRLNSSTSQGVAFGIYYLFSLDRNNRLFGQVELNYSAQKYAISHKDALSHSSQWDLGVAQIPIVLRYATSNPKEQLFVGAGINFDFRLSMRETLSESYQINAHTASIGASTESFRGTSSGIIIETGFLTKIGKTSRVELSVRYNRNAGFLLDRQAPTRIISFRVGLGF is encoded by the coding sequence ATGAAATATTTAGCTATTATCTGCCTGGCAGGAATGCTTTTTACTGGTCAAGCTTATGCCCAAAAATTCAAACCAGGATTTGTAGTTACCCAACAAGGAAAAAAGGTAACTGGGCTTATAAAACAATCTACCGTCATAGGTGGAAGTATATCTTGTACTTTTAAAACAAGTGAAGAAGGCAACCCCAAAACCTACGCGCCCCACGAACTTAAAGGCTATGGGTATGACAAAGCCACCATTTATGAGTCTCACACAGTACGCTTTCTTGATGTGGTGACCCAACAGCAAACTGTAGATACACTGTTTGTAGAAGTACTCGTCAAAGGAAAAGGAAGTCTTTACCATTTCAAAGATAATCGCCCTACATCAAAGCTAAAACCCTGGCAAAGCAATCACCACTTCTATGTACAAAAAGACAATGGAGACTTGCAAGAACTCAAAGTAAAGGGCGCTTATGTGTATAGTGGTGGATTGAAAAGAGTAAAAAGAATAAAAACATATCTTGGAACCCTTAATGCGCTTTTCTCAGACTGTCCTGCAGTAAAGTCGCTCATCAACAACGAGCGGGTTCAACTACGAAAATATTCACTGATGCAGTTTATCTCCAGCTACAATCAATGCACAGGAGGCGAGCAAATCATAGAGGGTAAAAGCGCCGATCTTACAAGCCAATTTGGGCTGGCTATACAATATGCTAGTTCTACCATAAAGTTTAGTGGTTCTATCAGTGATCGGTTAAACTCTTCGACCTCTCAAGGCGTAGCTTTTGGAATCTATTACTTGTTTAGCCTTGATCGCAATAACAGGTTATTTGGGCAGGTAGAGTTAAACTATAGTGCACAAAAGTATGCGATCTCACACAAAGATGCTCTCAGCCATTCTTCACAATGGGACTTGGGTGTAGCACAAATACCTATCGTTTTAAGGTATGCTACCAGTAATCCTAAAGAGCAGCTTTTTGTAGGAGCAGGTATCAATTTTGATTTTCGTTTGAGTATGAGAGAAACCCTCTCGGAATCATACCAGATCAATGCCCATACAGCCAGCATAGGAGCCTCTACAGAGAGTTTCAGAGGCACTTCTTCGGGTATAATTATAGAAACAGGTTTTTTAACCAAGATAGGCAAAACATCAAGGGTAGAGCTTAGTGTGCGCTATAATAGAAACGCTGGATTTTTACTTGATCGTCAGGCTCCTACCAGAATCATTTCGTTTCGTGTAGGTCTGGGATTTTAA
- a CDS encoding 4Fe-4S dicluster domain-containing protein, translating to MAIIITDECINCGACEPECPNTAIYEGGVEWTWGGGTELKQVELEDGTVIPGDAVQEPVSDEFYYIVPDKCTECTGFHEEPQCAAVCPVDCCVPDPDYVETEEELAAKKEWMHNEMAA from the coding sequence ATGGCAATTATAATCACTGATGAGTGCATTAACTGTGGAGCTTGTGAGCCCGAATGCCCAAATACTGCTATCTATGAGGGTGGCGTAGAATGGACTTGGGGTGGTGGTACCGAGCTTAAGCAAGTAGAGCTTGAAGACGGCACTGTTATTCCTGGAGATGCGGTACAAGAACCAGTATCTGACGAATTTTATTACATTGTACCTGACAAGTGTACTGAGTGCACAGGGTTTCACGAAGAGCCTCAATGTGCTGCGGTATGTCCGGTAGACTGCTGTGTTCCTGATCCTGATTATGTAGAAACAGAGGAAGAACTAGCAGCTAAGAAAGAGTGGATGCATAACGAAATGGCAGCTTAA
- a CDS encoding acyl-CoA reductase, translating into MNIAQKINVFVQLGDSINKFSEEQKGALGQMIKLKNEWFTRENLDLTLQGLQQYLNRENLEKWLGKYPSLFAKEAVTPKKVGIVMAGNIPAVGFHDLLSVVMSGHILHAKLSSQDQVLMQELIRMLIEIAPELKEQIVITEKLKDIEALIATGSDNSARYFEAYFGHLPHIIRKNRSSVAVLDGKETKEELSLLSNDIFQYFGLGCRNVSKLFVPQEYKFDTFFENIFPWGETLLMHSKYCNNYEYYRALFLMKKMFVLDNNFLILAEYDSMDSPVGVMFFERYTDEADLKQKLAQHQDKIQVVVSKPGLVNDSVGFGNAQTPHLWDYADGVDTMAFLTRL; encoded by the coding sequence ATGAATATCGCACAAAAAATTAATGTTTTTGTACAATTAGGAGATTCGATAAACAAGTTTTCGGAGGAGCAAAAGGGAGCATTGGGGCAAATGATCAAGCTCAAGAACGAGTGGTTTACCCGTGAAAACCTCGACTTGACACTACAGGGCTTGCAGCAATACCTCAACCGCGAAAACCTTGAAAAATGGCTGGGCAAATACCCTTCATTGTTTGCCAAAGAAGCAGTCACTCCAAAAAAAGTGGGCATTGTCATGGCAGGCAATATTCCAGCGGTAGGTTTCCACGACTTGCTCAGTGTGGTAATGAGCGGGCATATATTACACGCCAAGTTAAGCTCACAAGACCAGGTGTTGATGCAAGAACTTATTCGTATGCTTATAGAGATAGCCCCTGAGCTGAAAGAACAAATTGTAATTACAGAAAAATTAAAAGATATAGAAGCACTCATTGCTACAGGTAGCGATAATTCTGCACGTTACTTTGAGGCTTATTTTGGGCATTTGCCCCATATTATCCGCAAAAACCGTAGTTCGGTGGCGGTGCTTGACGGCAAAGAAACTAAGGAAGAACTCAGCCTGTTGAGCAATGATATATTTCAATACTTTGGCTTAGGGTGCCGTAACGTGTCTAAGTTGTTTGTACCTCAAGAGTATAAATTTGACACTTTCTTTGAAAATATTTTTCCCTGGGGCGAAACTTTGTTGATGCACTCGAAGTACTGTAACAACTATGAGTATTACCGTGCCTTGTTTTTGATGAAAAAAATGTTTGTGCTGGATAATAACTTTTTGATTCTTGCCGAATACGACAGTATGGATTCTCCTGTAGGTGTAATGTTTTTTGAGCGTTATACAGACGAAGCCGATTTAAAACAAAAACTTGCTCAACACCAAGACAAAATACAAGTAGTAGTAAGCAAGCCTGGCCTTGTGAATGATAGTGTGGGTTTTGGCAATGCCCAAACTCCTCACTTGTGGGACTATGCCGATGGGGTAGATACCATGGCATTTCTCACTCGTTTATAG